The Nitrospirota bacterium DNA segment CCTGGGCAAGCTTCTCCATGTACGCCGTAAGCTGCCCCGTCCGCTCCAGGAACTGCCGGAAACGTCCGATGGGCATGTTGGTGAAGGTGTACAGGCGGTCAAAGACGATGCCGAACCCCTCGCGGAGGGCTCGCCTGTAGTCCTCCTCCAAGCGGCACTGCGCCGGCGGCAGGAAGGCCCCCTGGGGGTTATAGACCAGGTTGAGCACGAGCCCCCCTCCCTGCCCGTAGCCCAGGGCGTTCAGCCTCCGGAGGGCGTCGATGCTCTTTTGAAAGACCCCGTCTCCCCGCACCCGGTCCACGCCTTCCTCCAGGTAGTACGGCAGGGAGGCCACGACCTCCACGCCCAGGCGGGCATAAAGCTCCGGGAGGTCCTCCATGCCGCCCTCATAAAAGATGGTGAGGTTGCTCCGCACAATCACATGCCGGCCCCTCCGGCGGGCGGCCTCCACAAGGTCCCTGAAGGAGGGGTTCAGCTCCGGGGCCCCGCCCGTGAGGTCCACCGTGGGGATGCCGCACGCGTCCAGGACCCCGAGCACCTCGGCCGCCGTCCCGGGCCCCATCAGCTCCGCTCTTTGGGGAGAGGCCTCCACGTGGCAGTGCTTGCAGGCCATGTTGCAGCGGTACCCCAGGTTGACCTGAAGGATGTCCAGGCCCGCGGCCCGCAGCGTCTTCTCCCTTATGAACCCGGGTGCGTCCATCCGTCCTAAAGCGAGACCTTATCCACCGCGTTATGCGCCTGGATGCCGTGTATGAGGGCCGCCCCGCCCCTCAGCGCGGAGGCCACGTGCACGGCCTCGGTGATGTGCTCCATGCTCATGCCTTCCTCCAGGCAGCCCTGGGCGTAGGCGTCGATGCAGTAGGGGCACTGAAGGGCATGGGCCACCCCCAGGGCTATCAACACCTTCTCGCGCTTGCTGAGCGCGCCGGGCTCCAGGGCCGCGTTGTACCAATCCATGAACTTCCTGAACAGGTCGGGGTTGTGCTTTCCCATCTGGCCGAAGCGCGCCAGGTCCTCCTCGCGGTAATAATCACCCATGGACTTTTCTCCTCCCTTATGCCTGTATGCAAGCCGTTTTCCCCATTATAAACAATTGTCCGGGGGTGTCGACCCCCGGGCGGCGCGCCCCCGTGTTGAAAGCCCTTCGGGGGAGGGGTTACAATGCCCCCACGGCATAAGCCAGAGAGGAGGAGGCGCGCGATGAAGGTCATCGGGTTTAACGCAAGTGCCAGAAAGGACGGAAACACCGCCCTTCTTCTGAACACCGCCATGAAGGAGCTTCGCAGCGAGGGCATCGAGACCGAAATGGTGCAGCTGGCTGGCAAGCACCTGAAGGGCTGCATCGCCTGCTACAAGTGCTTCGAGAACAAGGACCGGCGCTGCTCGGTCACGGACGACATGCTCAACGAGTGCATCGAGGGGATGCTCGGGGCCGACGGCATCCTCCTGGGCTCTCCCACCTATTTCGCCGACCTCAGCGCCAACATGAAGGCCCTCATCGAGCGGGCCGGTATGGTGGCGCGCGCCAACGACCACATGTTCCGCCGGAAGGTGGGCGCCGGGGTCATCGCCGTCAGGAGGGCCGGGGCCACCCACGTCCTGAGCTCCATCAACTACTTCTTCCTCATCAGCCAGATGGTCGTGCCCGGGTCGAGCTACTGGAACCTGGGGGTGGGGCGCGACCCCGGAGAGGTGGCCGGGGACGCCGAAGGGATGGAGACCATGCGGGAGCTGGGGCGGAACATGGCCTGGGTGATGAAGAAGCTTCACTCGTAAGGGGGACTCAACTCGTAAGGGGGACTCGCGTCCCCCTTACGTATCCCCCAAAAAACAAAACGAAGAAATTTTACGTGTGTGGCGCGTGAAGTGCTATAAGAGTTCCCCCTGCGTATCCCCCTGAGAGATTCGCAAAGGCAACTGGGGAGGGGAAAGCCGATAAGTACCCGCAGAAAAGCTGAAAGAGCCTTTAGGGATAAGGAAGGGCGCTGGCGCCCGAAAAGGCACTGGTGCCCGCTGGTGCCCGAGAAAGGGCACTGGTGTCTAGTCCTCGCGGGCGCCGGAGATGAACTCCTCCACCAGGCGGTAGGCCTCGTCATCGGGGTACTGCCGGGGGGGATGCTTCATGAAGTAGGCCGAGGGAGAGTAAAGGGGCCCGCCCTTGCCGCGGTCCAGGGCCAGCTTGGCACACCTGGCAGCGTCGATGGCCACCCCGGCGGAGTTCGGCGAGTCCTCCACCGATAGTCTCAGCTCCAGGTTCATGGGCACGTCGCCGAAGAGCTTGCCCTCCATGCGGATGAAGCAGACCTTGTTGTCGTTCTGCCAGGCCACGTAGTCGCTGGGCCCCACGTGGATGTTCTTGTCGTCCAGCCTCCGGCCCACCACCGCCTGGACGGCCTCGGTCTTGGACTCCTTCTTGGAGGCGAGCCGCGCGCGGTTCAGCATGTTCAGGAAGTCCGTGTTGCCTCCCGTGTTGAGCTGGTAGGTGCGCTCCAGCCGCACGCCCCGCTTTCTGAACAGGTCGGTCAGGAGGCGGTGCGTGATGGTGGCCCCGAGCTGCGCCTTGATGTCGTCGCCCACGAGGGGGATGTTCTTCCGGGCAAAGCGCTCCGCCCACTCGCCGTTGCTTACGATGAAGACCGGCATGCAGTTTACCAGGGCCACGCCCGCCTCCAGGCAGCACTCGGCGTAGAACTTGACGGCCTGCTCCGAGCCCACCGGCAGATAGTTCATGAGGACCTCGGCCCCGGAGTCCCTGAGGGCGGCCACCACGTCTTCCTTCGTGGGCTCCTTTTCGTCTGACAGAAGGAAGGTCTGGCTCTCGGCGTAGTTCAGCATGTGCTCGGAAACCCCGTCCAGCACCCGGCCCATGCGGACCCTGATGCCGGTGGCCCGGACATCGTCGCAGAAGCAGGCGGTGCAGTTGGGTTTGCAGAATATGGCCTCCGCCACGTCCCGCCCGACTTTCCTCTTGTCCACGTCGAAGGCGGCCACCACCTCCAGGTCCGACGGCCTGTATCCGCCGACATCCCAGTGCATCAGGCCGATGGCGTCCTGTTTCTTCTCCTCGGTATAGTAATAAATGCCCTGGACCAGCGAACTGGCGCAGTTGCCGACTCCGGCAACGGCAATCCGGATCTTCTTGCCCCCCATCTACGAAGTACCTCCCGCAGTCATTTCACCGCCACCGCAGACGAACGTCACCGTTGTATGAGACATTGATTTCACGGGCTTCCCCTTTCCCGCACCAAGGTCGAGATAACCCCCGGGCCGACGCGGGGCACACAAATTTTATATCTTTTCCCCTGCATTTGCAAGCCCGTGGAGGCGGGGTCCCTCCGTCTCCGGAAATTGGCTCATGACAGGCCGCCGACTCCGTGATAGAATTTCATCAAAAGAGGGAACGCGGGGTTCCGCGGCCCGCATTTTCCGTGGTGATTTCAGCTTTGAGGAGGAGCCAAGAAAATGAACGCCAATCCGTTGAAGCAGCTCTCCGAAATCCAGAGCGTCTGGCTGGATTATCTCAGCCGCGACATCATCGCCTCGGGCAAGCTCCGGGGCTTCGTGCAGGGCGATGGCCTCTCGGGGGTTACGTCGAACCCCACCATTTTCCAGAAGGCCATCTCCGGCGGCTCGGAGTACGACCAGCCCCTGGAGGCCCTGGTGGAGCAGGGCATGACCGAGAACAAGGAGATTTTCCTGACCATGGCCATCGAGGACATCAAGCAGGCCTCCGACATCCTGCTCGGG contains these protein-coding regions:
- the arsS gene encoding arsenosugar biosynthesis radical SAM protein ArsS (Some members of this family are selenoproteins.), encoding MDAPGFIREKTLRAAGLDILQVNLGYRCNMACKHCHVEASPQRAELMGPGTAAEVLGVLDACGIPTVDLTGGAPELNPSFRDLVEAARRRGRHVIVRSNLTIFYEGGMEDLPELYARLGVEVVASLPYYLEEGVDRVRGDGVFQKSIDALRRLNALGYGQGGGLVLNLVYNPQGAFLPPAQCRLEEDYRRALREGFGIVFDRLYTFTNMPIGRFRQFLERTGQLTAYMEKLAQAFNPATLEGLMCRRLVSVGPDGALYDCDFNQVLGLGLPEGLPRHVREFDPAGLSSRPIAVGEHCLACTAGQGST
- a CDS encoding arsenosugar biosynthesis-associated peroxidase-like protein; this encodes MGDYYREEDLARFGQMGKHNPDLFRKFMDWYNAALEPGALSKREKVLIALGVAHALQCPYCIDAYAQGCLEEGMSMEHITEAVHVASALRGGAALIHGIQAHNAVDKVSL
- a CDS encoding inositol-3-phosphate synthase, with product MGGKKIRIAVAGVGNCASSLVQGIYYYTEEKKQDAIGLMHWDVGGYRPSDLEVVAAFDVDKRKVGRDVAEAIFCKPNCTACFCDDVRATGIRVRMGRVLDGVSEHMLNYAESQTFLLSDEKEPTKEDVVAALRDSGAEVLMNYLPVGSEQAVKFYAECCLEAGVALVNCMPVFIVSNGEWAERFARKNIPLVGDDIKAQLGATITHRLLTDLFRKRGVRLERTYQLNTGGNTDFLNMLNRARLASKKESKTEAVQAVVGRRLDDKNIHVGPSDYVAWQNDNKVCFIRMEGKLFGDVPMNLELRLSVEDSPNSAGVAIDAARCAKLALDRGKGGPLYSPSAYFMKHPPRQYPDDEAYRLVEEFISGARED
- a CDS encoding flavodoxin family protein, encoding MKVIGFNASARKDGNTALLLNTAMKELRSEGIETEMVQLAGKHLKGCIACYKCFENKDRRCSVTDDMLNECIEGMLGADGILLGSPTYFADLSANMKALIERAGMVARANDHMFRRKVGAGVIAVRRAGATHVLSSINYFFLISQMVVPGSSYWNLGVGRDPGEVAGDAEGMETMRELGRNMAWVMKKLHS